From a region of the Actinomycetota bacterium genome:
- a CDS encoding MerR family transcriptional regulator yields the protein MSGTFSIGRLAAVTGLPVKTIRFYSDAGLLPPSGRTEAGHRRYTATDVARLQLVRALRDLGVALETVGQLLAGRRELGELLAAHAAALEARDRALHRQLAVVRAAAASPTAATLRRVHALSRLEAAERGRLLDRFWDRVTEGLPGGPSVDRLRAAGTPELPADPTGEQLDAWLELAELAADEDFQRTTRENAGW from the coding sequence GACCGGGCTGCCGGTCAAGACCATCCGCTTCTACTCCGACGCCGGCCTGCTGCCCCCGAGCGGGCGGACCGAGGCCGGCCACCGCCGCTACACCGCCACCGACGTGGCCCGCCTGCAGCTGGTGCGGGCCCTGCGCGACCTTGGGGTGGCCCTGGAGACCGTCGGCCAGCTGCTGGCCGGCCGGCGGGAGCTGGGCGAGCTGCTGGCCGCCCACGCCGCCGCCCTCGAGGCCCGCGACCGGGCGCTGCACCGCCAGCTGGCGGTCGTCCGGGCCGCCGCGGCCAGCCCGACCGCGGCCACCCTGCGCCGGGTGCACGCCCTGTCCCGGCTGGAGGCGGCCGAGCGCGGGCGGCTGCTCGACCGCTTCTGGGACCGCGTCACCGAGGGGCTGCCCGGCGGCCCCTCGGTCGACCGCCTGCGTGCGGCGGGCACGCCCGAGCTGCCCGCCGACCCCACCGGAGAGCAGCTGGACGCCTGGCTGGAGCTGGCCGAGCTGGCCGCCGACGAGGACTTCCAGCGCACCACCCGCGAGAACGCCGGCTGG